One Brevibacterium spongiae DNA segment encodes these proteins:
- a CDS encoding LLM class flavin-dependent oxidoreductase has protein sequence MSVPLNILDLVSIREGSTARDAIAESMTSATLADELGYKRLWFAEHHNTMGLAASATALLISQAASVTEKIRVGSGGVMLPNHAPLMVAEQYGTLANIHGDRIDLGLGRAPGTDGMTAQALARSSAEPQDFAQNIYDMQGWFSETGQAHTMPIKSAVSAGMDVPIWVLGSTMNGASIAGQLGLPFSLASHFAPDQIDIAIKTYRDSFTTDAPTAQIDEPYVMAGINVIVADTDAEAARQFTSVQQMFNDMRTGRRRNLQPPVDPAEIAARGGTSPMLSISAVGSPDTATAQMAEFVQRTGADELITVTYAYDPEVQRKSLKLLADAWF, from the coding sequence TTGTCCGTTCCGTTGAATATCCTCGACCTCGTCTCCATCCGCGAAGGATCGACCGCGCGAGATGCCATTGCCGAATCGATGACTTCGGCGACGCTTGCCGACGAGTTGGGATACAAGCGCCTGTGGTTCGCCGAGCACCACAACACAATGGGCCTGGCTGCCAGCGCCACGGCCCTGCTCATCTCTCAGGCCGCCTCGGTGACGGAGAAGATCCGGGTCGGATCCGGCGGCGTGATGCTGCCCAACCATGCCCCGCTCATGGTCGCCGAACAGTACGGAACGCTCGCGAACATCCATGGCGACCGCATCGACTTGGGCCTCGGGCGCGCACCCGGCACCGACGGGATGACCGCGCAGGCGCTGGCCCGGTCCTCGGCCGAACCGCAGGATTTCGCGCAGAACATCTATGACATGCAGGGCTGGTTCTCCGAGACCGGGCAGGCGCACACCATGCCGATCAAGTCCGCGGTCTCGGCAGGCATGGACGTGCCCATCTGGGTGCTCGGATCGACGATGAACGGCGCCTCGATCGCCGGGCAGCTGGGACTGCCGTTCTCCCTGGCCTCGCACTTCGCGCCTGACCAGATCGACATCGCCATCAAGACGTACCGCGATTCGTTCACCACCGATGCTCCGACCGCGCAGATCGACGAACCATACGTCATGGCGGGGATCAACGTCATCGTCGCCGACACCGACGCCGAGGCGGCCCGCCAGTTCACCTCGGTGCAGCAGATGTTCAACGACATGCGCACCGGGCGCCGCCGCAATCTGCAGCCCCCGGTCGACCCGGCCGAGATCGCAGCCCGAGGCGGGACCAGCCCGATGCTGTCCATCAGCGCGGTCGGTTCACCGGATACGGCGACTGCGCAGATGGCCGAGTTCGTCCAGCGCACCGGTGCCGACGAGCTCATCACCGTCACCTACGCCTATGATCCCGAGGTGCAGCGTAAGTCGCTCAAGCTGCTCGCCGACGCCTGGTTCTGA
- a CDS encoding LysR family transcriptional regulator, which yields MNLEQLRSFAEVAATGHFTKAAATLHLAQPSLSRQISTLEKELGAELFHRAHGHIALTDAGQTLLPTAKRMLADAEAIRRDMDELAGLRRGRVRLGATPTLCVSLVAEAISRFHTAHPGVELELVEKGSRELIEALAGGELDLALITRTFELAPQMPRLSLRRLLAEDLVVIAAAGSDLLSANRAETDSAVPNQITLAEVADLPQVMFHHGYDLREATSAAFESAGLTPNIVVEGVEMDAALRFVERGLGVAIVPAMVLVDRPRLASVPLVDPRMPRTVSLATRADVRATRAASAMESTILHTARTLPELEPGLAAHVRLVG from the coding sequence ATGAACCTCGAACAGCTGAGAAGCTTCGCCGAGGTGGCCGCCACCGGCCATTTCACGAAGGCCGCCGCGACGCTCCACTTGGCCCAGCCGTCGCTGTCCCGACAGATCTCGACCCTGGAGAAGGAACTCGGGGCCGAACTCTTCCACCGCGCGCACGGCCACATCGCGCTCACCGATGCCGGGCAGACGCTGCTGCCGACGGCGAAGCGGATGCTCGCCGACGCCGAGGCGATCCGCCGTGACATGGATGAGCTCGCCGGGCTTCGCCGCGGCCGGGTCCGGCTGGGTGCGACCCCGACCCTGTGCGTGAGCCTCGTGGCCGAGGCGATCAGCCGGTTCCACACCGCCCACCCGGGCGTCGAACTCGAACTGGTGGAGAAGGGTTCCCGGGAGCTCATCGAGGCTCTGGCCGGCGGCGAACTCGACCTCGCGCTCATCACCCGCACCTTCGAACTCGCCCCGCAGATGCCCAGGCTCAGTCTGCGCCGCCTCCTCGCCGAGGACCTCGTCGTCATCGCCGCCGCCGGCAGTGACCTGCTGAGCGCGAATCGCGCGGAGACGGACAGCGCAGTGCCCAATCAGATCACCCTCGCCGAGGTGGCCGACCTTCCCCAGGTCATGTTCCATCACGGCTACGACCTGAGGGAGGCGACCTCGGCGGCGTTCGAATCAGCGGGGTTGACGCCGAATATCGTCGTCGAAGGGGTGGAGATGGATGCGGCTCTGCGCTTCGTCGAGCGCGGACTCGGCGTCGCGATCGTCCCGGCCATGGTCCTCGTCGACCGCCCCCGGCTGGCCTCGGTGCCATTGGTCGACCCTCGGATGCCGCGCACAGTCAGCCTCGCCACGCGCGCGGACGTGCGGGCGACCAGGGCCGCCTCGGCGATGGAATCGACGATCCTCCACACCGCGCGCACACTGCCCGAGCTCGAACCCGGCCTGGCGGCGCATGTGCGGCTGGTGGGGTGA
- a CDS encoding NAD(P)H-binding protein: MIVVTGATGALNGHTVNHLLRHVPPGDIGVSVRSPERAQHLAGRGVRVRYGTYDDGKALRHSFEGADQVLLVSSSDVTDDVVTQHRTAIDAAVEAGASRILYTSAQGSAFDSPYPPLAIHAATEQHLAESGVAWTALRNGFYGDLGQLLGPWWSTGTIAKPDDGPFSWIDRRDAGEAAAAILIGDASADGPIDLTLPAPVTLDDFAARASERVGRRIGRVVIEDEEWVAAETARGTPETLARFTLSMFQATRTGHFAHSDPTLQRLLGREPRSIADQIADQPAV, encoded by the coding sequence ATGATCGTCGTCACTGGAGCCACCGGGGCGCTCAACGGGCACACCGTCAACCACCTTCTTCGCCACGTCCCGCCCGGAGACATCGGAGTCAGCGTCCGGAGTCCCGAACGCGCGCAGCACCTGGCCGGTCGCGGAGTCCGCGTGAGATATGGAACCTATGACGATGGCAAGGCACTGCGTCACTCCTTCGAGGGAGCCGACCAGGTTCTGCTCGTCTCTTCCAGTGATGTCACCGACGACGTCGTCACGCAGCATCGCACTGCAATCGACGCGGCGGTGGAGGCCGGCGCCTCGCGGATCCTCTACACCAGCGCCCAGGGTTCCGCATTCGACTCTCCTTACCCGCCTCTGGCGATCCACGCCGCCACCGAACAGCACCTGGCCGAATCGGGTGTGGCATGGACGGCCCTGCGCAATGGCTTCTACGGAGACCTCGGGCAGCTGCTCGGCCCGTGGTGGTCAACCGGAACGATCGCCAAGCCCGACGATGGACCTTTCTCTTGGATCGACCGCCGAGATGCCGGTGAGGCGGCTGCCGCGATCCTCATCGGCGATGCCTCGGCAGACGGCCCCATCGATCTCACTCTTCCGGCACCAGTTACGCTCGACGACTTCGCCGCGCGAGCATCCGAGCGCGTCGGTCGTCGTATCGGGCGCGTCGTCATCGAGGACGAGGAATGGGTCGCCGCCGAGACAGCCCGCGGAACACCGGAGACGCTCGCACGATTCACCCTCTCGATGTTTCAAGCCACCCGTACAGGTCATTTCGCACACTCTGACCCCACACTGCAGCGCCTGCTCGGACGCGAGCCCCGCAGCATTGCCGATCAGATCGCAGACCAGCCCGCCGTATGA
- a CDS encoding copper resistance CopC family protein → MTRLMTRQNWSALRLGFAALLVAAMSVFAFAPAASAHDQLVSSNPEDGAELDQQPKWLEMNFSAEIQEVGSEVTVVVDGKDVSAGELTVEGKKLSVALPDDLKPGDYKVTWRVVSQDGHPISGDYSFAIKDSEGAGGDVKESSEESTKAGLGGGVVDEPGKDTEDRGEIGESTGSDSGMSTPMIVLLSVGGLAIIVIVVLLMRRKSKGLPGTKDN, encoded by the coding sequence ATGACTCGACTCATGACACGACAGAACTGGTCCGCTCTCAGGCTGGGCTTCGCCGCCCTGCTGGTGGCCGCGATGAGCGTGTTCGCATTCGCTCCCGCCGCCAGTGCGCATGACCAGCTGGTGTCGTCGAATCCCGAGGACGGTGCCGAACTCGACCAGCAGCCCAAATGGCTGGAGATGAACTTCTCCGCCGAAATCCAAGAGGTCGGCTCCGAGGTCACAGTCGTCGTCGACGGCAAGGACGTCTCTGCCGGTGAGCTCACCGTTGAGGGTAAGAAGCTCAGCGTGGCCCTGCCCGATGACCTCAAGCCCGGTGACTACAAGGTCACCTGGCGTGTGGTGTCTCAGGACGGTCACCCGATCTCCGGCGACTACTCGTTTGCGATCAAGGACTCCGAGGGCGCCGGCGGAGATGTCAAGGAATCGTCCGAGGAGTCGACGAAGGCCGGACTCGGCGGCGGAGTCGTCGACGAACCGGGCAAGGACACCGAAGACCGCGGCGAGATCGGTGAGTCCACCGGCAGCGATTCCGGAATGTCGACGCCGATGATCGTGCTGCTGTCCGTGGGCGGACTGGCCATCATCGTCATCGTCGTCCTCCTCATGCGCCGCAAGTCCAAGGGCCTGCCCGGCACCAAGGACAACTGA
- a CDS encoding IS110 family transposase has translation MSIISHLYAFVVGVDTHAKNHVYAVLTNTGEQVDTREFPTSKAGLARALDWVGRRTGGDQDTLWVIEGIGTYGAILAETVAETGYTVAEAASMSARDRHATGKDDRIDAYRVAHTVLSMDESRLRCPRQADGPRQGLRILVKARQSMTQEKTRTINALTGLLRANDLGIDARRKLSVAKIRTVAKWRARNEPVARVEARREAIRLAKRVIELDADIKDYATRILALVKDSPAAVLLEQPGIGAITAAVFYLAWSHPGRVHSEAAFAKLAGTNPIPASSGNVVRFRLNRSGDRQLNSALYMVAITKLSFDERTRAYMAKRLGEGKSKKETIRCIKRYVARNVYRLLEATSVRCEAA, from the coding sequence ATGTCTATCATCTCGCATTTGTACGCGTTTGTCGTCGGCGTCGACACCCACGCGAAGAACCACGTCTACGCCGTGCTCACCAACACCGGTGAGCAAGTCGATACCCGCGAATTCCCCACCAGCAAGGCCGGCCTGGCCAGGGCCTTGGACTGGGTCGGTCGCCGTACCGGCGGGGACCAGGACACCCTGTGGGTCATCGAGGGCATCGGCACCTACGGAGCGATCCTGGCCGAGACCGTCGCCGAAACAGGCTACACGGTCGCCGAGGCCGCCAGCATGAGTGCCCGCGACCGCCATGCCACCGGCAAGGACGACCGCATCGATGCTTACAGGGTCGCTCACACCGTCCTATCAATGGACGAGTCGCGACTGCGTTGTCCCCGGCAGGCCGATGGTCCGCGCCAGGGACTGCGGATCCTGGTCAAGGCCCGCCAGTCCATGACCCAGGAGAAAACCCGGACGATCAATGCGCTGACCGGCCTGTTGCGGGCCAATGACCTCGGGATTGATGCGCGCCGGAAACTGTCTGTGGCCAAGATCCGCACGGTCGCGAAGTGGCGGGCTCGCAACGAGCCTGTGGCACGGGTAGAAGCGCGCCGGGAAGCGATCCGGTTAGCCAAACGCGTGATCGAACTCGATGCCGATATCAAGGACTACGCCACCCGGATCCTGGCCTTGGTCAAAGACAGCCCGGCGGCTGTGCTGCTGGAACAACCCGGCATCGGTGCGATCACCGCGGCCGTGTTCTACCTGGCATGGTCGCATCCCGGGCGGGTGCATTCCGAGGCTGCGTTCGCGAAGTTGGCGGGGACGAATCCGATCCCGGCATCGTCGGGCAACGTGGTGAGATTCCGGCTTAACCGCAGTGGAGATCGTCAGTTGAATTCCGCGTTGTACATGGTGGCCATCACTAAGCTTTCCTTCGATGAGAGGACGCGGGCGTACATGGCTAAACGGCTCGGGGAAGGGAAGTCGAAGAAGGAGACGATTCGGTGCATCAAGCGGTATGTGGCCCGGAATGTGTATCGGCTTCTCGAGGCGACGAGCGTGAGGTGCGAGGCCGCTTGA
- a CDS encoding L-aspartate oxidase — translation MTTTQGSARRQEHSISTSVLVIGTGGSGLRAAIEVAGSGADVLAVGKRPKEDAHTSLAAGGINAALATVDPGDTWQQHAADTIKESYDLANPRTVEIVTQGAAEGIADLERYGMDFAKEDDGRISQRFFGAHTWRRTAFAGDYTGLEIQRTLIRRAEALNIPILDRVYITKLLVADGRIFGAYGFDTIDGTGYRIHADAVILAAGGHNRIWRRTSSRRDENTGDSFRLAVEAGARLRDAELVQFHPSGIIEPENAAGTLVSEAARGEGGILRNGLGERFMERYDPQRMELSTRDRVALAAYTEIAEGRGTENGGVWLDVSHLPRETIMNRLPRVFQTMMETQMLDITRSPIEIAPTAHYSMGGVWVDPVDHSTDVEGLWAIGEASSGLHGANRLGGNSLIELLVFGRIVGRAAIAYSDGLEAQVRSQEAVAEARAEISDLLASEGTENVRALQREIRNLMTEHAGVVRDEAGLRAGLEKLADIEARMGSVGIHPDIAGFADLAHAFDLRSSALAARATLECALERRETRGCHNRSDYPEMDPELQVNLVWSPATGVVRESIPEVSEEVAALMPTGEISQEGKLVE, via the coding sequence ATGACCACCACACAGGGCTCAGCCCGCCGCCAAGAACACTCCATCTCCACCTCGGTGCTCGTCATCGGCACCGGCGGATCCGGCCTGCGGGCCGCGATCGAGGTCGCCGGATCGGGCGCCGATGTCCTCGCCGTCGGCAAACGGCCGAAGGAGGACGCGCACACCTCGCTGGCCGCCGGGGGCATCAACGCGGCCCTGGCCACGGTCGATCCGGGGGACACATGGCAGCAGCACGCAGCCGACACGATCAAGGAATCCTATGACCTCGCCAACCCCCGCACCGTCGAAATCGTCACCCAAGGCGCCGCCGAAGGCATCGCTGACCTGGAGCGATATGGAATGGACTTCGCGAAGGAGGACGACGGTCGGATCTCTCAGCGCTTCTTCGGCGCCCACACCTGGCGTCGCACCGCTTTCGCCGGCGACTACACCGGGCTCGAAATCCAGCGCACCCTCATTCGTCGCGCCGAAGCCCTGAACATCCCGATCCTCGACCGCGTCTACATCACGAAGCTGCTGGTCGCCGACGGGCGCATCTTCGGTGCCTACGGCTTCGACACGATCGACGGCACCGGGTACCGCATCCACGCCGACGCCGTCATCCTCGCCGCCGGTGGGCACAACCGGATCTGGCGACGCACCTCGTCACGCCGCGATGAGAACACCGGCGACTCCTTCCGCCTGGCCGTCGAGGCCGGGGCCCGCCTGCGCGACGCCGAACTCGTCCAGTTCCACCCCTCGGGGATCATCGAACCTGAAAACGCGGCCGGCACCCTCGTCTCCGAGGCAGCCCGCGGTGAGGGCGGGATACTGCGCAACGGGCTGGGGGAGAGGTTCATGGAACGCTACGATCCGCAGCGCATGGAACTGTCCACCCGCGACCGGGTGGCATTGGCCGCCTATACCGAGATCGCCGAGGGCCGCGGCACCGAGAATGGCGGAGTCTGGCTCGATGTCTCACACCTGCCGCGGGAGACGATCATGAACCGACTGCCCCGAGTGTTCCAGACGATGATGGAGACGCAGATGCTCGACATCACGCGCTCGCCGATCGAGATCGCCCCGACTGCGCACTACTCGATGGGCGGAGTGTGGGTCGACCCGGTCGATCACAGCACCGACGTCGAGGGACTGTGGGCCATCGGCGAGGCCTCGTCCGGGCTGCACGGGGCGAACCGGCTGGGCGGGAACTCGCTCATCGAACTCCTCGTCTTCGGCCGCATCGTCGGCCGGGCCGCGATCGCGTACTCCGACGGGTTGGAGGCGCAGGTGCGGTCGCAGGAGGCCGTCGCCGAGGCACGGGCTGAGATCTCTGATCTGCTGGCCTCCGAGGGGACGGAGAACGTCCGTGCCCTGCAGCGCGAGATCCGCAACCTCATGACCGAGCACGCCGGCGTCGTCCGCGACGAGGCCGGACTGCGGGCGGGGTTGGAGAAGCTTGCCGACATCGAGGCGCGGATGGGGTCGGTCGGCATCCACCCGGATATCGCGGGCTTCGCCGACCTCGCCCACGCCTTCGACCTGCGGTCCTCGGCGCTCGCGGCCCGGGCGACGCTCGAATGCGCGCTGGAACGCCGCGAGACCCGCGGCTGCCACAACCGCAGCGACTATCCGGAGATGGACCCCGAGTTGCAGGTCAACCTCGTATGGTCGCCTGCCACCGGAGTTGTCCGCGAATCGATCCCGGAGGTCTCCGAGGAGGTCGCGGCCCTCATGCCCACCGGCGAGATCAGCCAGGAAGGCAAACTCGTCGAATAA
- a CDS encoding FAD-binding oxidoreductase, whose amino-acid sequence MTVLPTTILDELRTAVQGRTWFPSEPEFDEVHRPWNRAIDQSVLAVVEAADIADVVTLVNWARGRGLSIATQPTGHGATGRADDTILLRTTRLNRIDIDPAQRTATIGAGVKSGELQSAAEHGLTGLPGSSPVVTVAGVALGGGLSWFGRSFGWVGDSIRAFDVVDADGRARRVSATEDPDLFWALRGGGSELVIVTGLEVGLQAAPDVFGGRVLWSGDHARQVAEVFRTMTRAAPEALTLWLELLHFPGSGPMVAIDSTYLGDKEEARELMRPLDALPTPLSDSRAAMSVAELGSITAEPTDPGVGSSRAELLTSLDDGALDALLGSPIDPLLSVQVRHLGGALAQPTDNPHGALDEPYSVYMFGLPVTEEAAESIEQKQAVLARVLPASGRKPVTFLNPYEGLADALPGESLARLRRLKDERDPGRVFRGNFSIAD is encoded by the coding sequence GTGACTGTTCTGCCGACCACCATTCTTGACGAGCTTCGCACCGCTGTCCAGGGTCGCACCTGGTTTCCCAGCGAGCCGGAGTTCGATGAGGTCCACCGCCCGTGGAATCGAGCCATCGACCAATCCGTCCTTGCCGTCGTCGAAGCCGCCGATATCGCCGACGTCGTCACCCTCGTGAACTGGGCGCGCGGACGTGGCCTGTCGATCGCCACCCAACCGACCGGTCATGGCGCCACCGGACGGGCTGACGACACGATCCTGCTGCGCACGACCCGCCTCAACCGGATCGACATCGACCCCGCACAGCGCACGGCCACGATCGGAGCAGGCGTGAAGTCCGGCGAACTGCAGAGCGCGGCAGAACACGGGCTGACCGGACTGCCGGGCAGTTCCCCGGTGGTCACTGTCGCCGGAGTCGCCCTGGGCGGTGGCCTGAGCTGGTTCGGCCGATCGTTCGGATGGGTCGGTGACAGCATCCGCGCGTTCGACGTCGTCGACGCCGACGGCCGCGCCCGCCGCGTCTCCGCGACAGAGGACCCGGACCTGTTCTGGGCACTGCGCGGAGGCGGAAGCGAGCTCGTCATCGTCACCGGCCTCGAGGTCGGACTGCAGGCTGCCCCGGACGTCTTCGGCGGGCGTGTGCTGTGGTCCGGTGACCACGCCAGGCAGGTCGCCGAAGTGTTCCGGACGATGACTCGCGCCGCTCCCGAAGCGCTGACCCTATGGCTGGAACTTCTCCATTTCCCGGGCTCGGGGCCGATGGTCGCCATCGACTCGACCTACCTCGGCGACAAGGAGGAAGCGCGTGAGCTCATGCGCCCACTCGACGCACTGCCGACGCCGTTGTCGGATTCCCGGGCGGCGATGAGCGTCGCCGAGCTGGGGTCGATCACGGCCGAACCGACCGACCCCGGCGTCGGCAGCTCCCGCGCCGAGCTCCTCACTTCCCTTGACGATGGCGCCCTAGACGCACTCCTCGGTTCGCCCATCGACCCACTTCTGTCGGTGCAGGTCAGGCACCTCGGGGGCGCGTTGGCACAGCCGACCGACAACCCGCACGGCGCCTTGGACGAGCCGTACAGCGTCTACATGTTCGGCCTTCCCGTCACCGAGGAGGCCGCCGAGTCGATCGAGCAGAAGCAGGCCGTTCTGGCGCGGGTCCTGCCAGCCAGCGGACGCAAACCCGTGACGTTCCTCAATCCATACGAGGGCCTCGCCGACGCATTGCCCGGAGAGTCCCTGGCACGCTTGCGTCGGCTCAAGGATGAGCGGGACCCGGGGCGGGTCTTCCGCGGCAACTTCAGCATCGCCGACTGA
- a CDS encoding TetR/AcrR family transcriptional regulator, whose translation MSVSGTNSASTLRTDARRNVERIRASAVDLFRAEGLTVPLESIAAAAKVSKATIFNRFGGRVGLIDAVIEEVVAMEFTTAIEEARTVDGIRERIRFYIGAIRALQYRLPAVNDVLLQTFPDSEPLMDLCRVGSEFHRELVEAGRAENVLPAEFTPDDFQAITVDNALALKFGRRPLAADYERRTRFILDGICLPA comes from the coding sequence ATGAGTGTGTCCGGAACCAATTCGGCATCGACCTTGCGTACCGACGCGCGTCGCAACGTCGAGCGGATCCGCGCCTCCGCGGTCGACCTGTTCCGAGCTGAGGGGCTGACGGTGCCGCTGGAGAGCATCGCGGCAGCGGCGAAGGTGAGCAAAGCGACGATCTTCAACAGATTCGGCGGGAGGGTCGGGCTGATCGACGCCGTCATCGAGGAGGTCGTGGCGATGGAGTTCACGACCGCCATCGAGGAAGCGCGGACGGTTGACGGAATCCGCGAACGAATCCGGTTCTACATCGGCGCCATCCGGGCGCTCCAATACCGATTGCCGGCAGTCAACGACGTCCTGCTGCAGACATTTCCCGACTCGGAGCCGCTGATGGATCTCTGTCGGGTCGGCAGTGAATTTCACAGAGAGCTGGTCGAAGCGGGTCGGGCAGAGAATGTTCTGCCCGCAGAATTCACTCCAGATGATTTTCAGGCGATCACCGTGGACAACGCGCTCGCCCTCAAGTTCGGGAGACGGCCGCTCGCCGCGGACTATGAGCGACGCACTCGGTTCATCCTCGACGGGATCTGCCTCCCGGCGTAG
- a CDS encoding PQQ-dependent sugar dehydrogenase has protein sequence MRTSPRRRPGRLLTGAVISFTVVLTDCSSDSGSDGTEGRDDDTSGAASASSDADSSGTDSGTDSAAAAPDADSPEVVATGLESPWSIAFHGQTPLVSERNSGRILEIAASGEVREVGRIDEASASGEAGLHGLAVDDEQLYAFYAAETENRIVRFDLLGEPGDLSLGGAETVLDGLPTANFHNGGRLAFGPDGMLYATLGDTGDRDSAQDEKELSGKILRMTPDGEVPEDNPFGDSLVFSMGHRNPQGIGWDDEGTMYASEFGQDTWDELNVIEAAGNYGWPEVEGIAEDGGSGGGGSGDGAGSGSGDGEFIDPVQQWSPDEASPSGLAVTEDSIVIAGLRGQRLHQVPLDDLSESTELWAGEHGRLRDVVQAPDSSLLVLTNNTDGRGEPGPDDDRLLRFTP, from the coding sequence ATGAGAACCTCACCGAGGCGGCGACCCGGACGGCTTCTCACCGGCGCCGTCATTTCCTTCACTGTCGTGCTCACCGACTGCTCCTCTGATTCGGGCTCCGACGGCACCGAGGGTCGCGACGATGACACGTCAGGGGCCGCCTCGGCGAGCTCGGATGCCGACTCCTCCGGCACCGACTCCGGGACCGACTCCGCTGCTGCAGCACCGGATGCGGATTCCCCCGAGGTCGTCGCCACCGGCCTCGAATCCCCCTGGTCGATCGCCTTCCACGGGCAGACCCCGCTGGTCAGCGAACGCAACTCGGGTCGCATCCTCGAGATCGCCGCAAGTGGGGAGGTCCGTGAGGTCGGTCGGATCGACGAGGCGTCGGCGTCGGGCGAGGCCGGTCTCCACGGTCTCGCCGTCGACGACGAACAGCTCTATGCCTTCTACGCGGCTGAAACGGAGAATCGAATCGTACGGTTCGACCTCCTCGGCGAGCCCGGGGATCTGTCGCTGGGTGGGGCCGAAACGGTCCTCGACGGATTGCCGACCGCGAATTTCCACAACGGCGGGCGGCTGGCGTTCGGGCCCGACGGGATGCTCTATGCCACTCTCGGCGACACGGGCGATCGGGACAGTGCACAGGATGAGAAGGAGCTGTCGGGCAAGATTCTGCGCATGACGCCCGACGGTGAGGTGCCCGAGGACAATCCGTTCGGCGATTCGCTCGTCTTCAGCATGGGTCACCGGAATCCGCAGGGCATCGGGTGGGATGACGAGGGCACGATGTATGCCTCGGAATTCGGGCAGGACACGTGGGATGAGCTCAATGTCATCGAGGCCGCCGGCAATTACGGGTGGCCCGAGGTCGAAGGCATCGCCGAGGATGGCGGTTCCGGCGGTGGCGGTTCCGGGGACGGTGCGGGTTCCGGTTCCGGCGATGGCGAATTCATCGATCCGGTGCAGCAATGGTCACCCGACGAGGCGAGCCCCAGTGGACTGGCCGTCACCGAGGACAGCATCGTCATCGCCGGCCTTCGCGGGCAGCGCCTGCACCAGGTGCCGCTCGATGACTTATCGGAATCCACTGAGCTCTGGGCCGGTGAGCACGGTCGTCTGCGCGATGTGGTCCAGGCGCCCGACAGCTCGCTGCTGGTGCTGACGAACAACACCGACGGCCGTGGAGAACCCGGCCCTGACGATGACCGACTGCTGCGCTTCACCCCCTGA
- a CDS encoding GOLPH3/VPS74 family protein, with protein sequence MSPTAAPDDRLLIAEEVMLLMLPDDGKVGSALENARYPLTGALLVELAARGYVDVREERKTTYVRASGHGSAGLPDDGLLADALTALGDKEHKVSRFVENEFPKIAEAVLERLADRGIVAKETTKSLWVFTTTQWPQKDSRPEEALRSDITDVLEGRADPDERTGAIIALLSAAGVLGSLRPPLPWNKESRKRAEAIASANWGSAAVSAAVESVTYAVTAAVTAVFVATTATTVINT encoded by the coding sequence ATGTCCCCGACAGCCGCCCCGGACGACCGCCTCCTCATCGCCGAGGAGGTCATGCTGCTCATGCTCCCCGACGACGGCAAGGTCGGTTCCGCTCTTGAAAACGCCCGGTATCCGCTGACCGGCGCACTCCTCGTCGAGCTCGCCGCCCGCGGGTACGTCGACGTCCGTGAGGAGAGGAAGACGACGTACGTGCGCGCCTCCGGCCACGGCTCGGCGGGACTTCCCGACGACGGGCTGCTCGCCGATGCACTCACCGCGCTCGGGGACAAGGAGCACAAGGTTTCGAGGTTCGTCGAGAACGAATTCCCGAAGATCGCCGAGGCGGTGCTCGAGCGCCTCGCCGACCGCGGAATCGTTGCGAAGGAGACGACGAAATCGCTGTGGGTCTTCACGACCACGCAGTGGCCGCAGAAGGATTCCCGCCCCGAGGAGGCCCTGCGTTCGGACATCACCGACGTCCTCGAGGGGCGGGCCGATCCGGATGAGCGCACGGGCGCGATCATCGCCCTGCTCTCGGCCGCAGGTGTGCTCGGTTCGCTCCGGCCTCCGCTGCCGTGGAACAAGGAGAGCAGGAAACGGGCCGAGGCGATCGCGAGCGCGAACTGGGGCTCGGCGGCAGTGTCCGCGGCCGTCGAATCCGTGACCTACGCGGTCACGGCCGCCGTGACCGCAGTGTTCGTCGCGACGACCGCGACGACGGTCATCAACACCTGA
- a CDS encoding low molecular weight protein-tyrosine-phosphatase, translating to MRMASVVFVCTGNICRSVTAERVLEQHLARNGAEAVVDSAGISDEEAGNPIDPRQARVLAAAGYRTDDHVARQITPEWLADRDLAVAMTARHYRALERMIADLPAEAAPELRMLREFDPRVTAAPAGAGSSAGGDATAGGAGEGPAASASFDGAPAPDVEDPWYGELKDFEETLETIEVSVPGITDRLRALSPRSQ from the coding sequence ATGAGGATGGCATCCGTCGTTTTCGTCTGCACCGGAAACATCTGCCGGTCCGTCACCGCCGAACGTGTGCTCGAGCAGCACCTGGCCCGCAACGGCGCCGAGGCGGTCGTCGACTCCGCAGGGATCAGCGACGAGGAGGCCGGCAACCCCATCGACCCACGTCAGGCGCGTGTGCTCGCCGCCGCCGGCTACCGCACCGATGATCATGTCGCCCGGCAGATCACGCCCGAATGGCTCGCCGACCGTGACTTGGCGGTGGCGATGACCGCCCGCCACTATCGTGCGCTCGAGCGGATGATCGCCGATCTTCCCGCCGAGGCGGCTCCGGAGCTGCGAATGCTGCGCGAATTCGATCCCCGGGTGACCGCTGCCCCCGCCGGTGCGGGCAGCAGCGCGGGAGGGGACGCGACCGCGGGCGGCGCCGGTGAAGGGCCGGCCGCCTCGGCGAGCTTCGACGGAGCGCCCGCACCTGACGTCGAGGACCCCTGGTACGGGGAGTTGAAGGATTTCGAAGAAACTCTTGAGACAATCGAGGTGTCCGTGCCCGGAATCACCGACCGCCTGCGTGCGCTGTCACCGCGTTCTCAGTGA